AGGAAGAGGTCCGCACCTTCATCCAGAACGCCTACGAGCGCGCCTACCAGATCCTCTCCGAGCACAACGCGGAGTGGGAACGGCTGGCGCAGGGTCTGCTGGAATACGAGACGCTGACCGGCGACGAGATCAAGCGCGTGATGAAGGGCGAGCCGCCGCAGGCCTCGGGTGACGAGGGCAGCGGGTCCGACGACGCCCCGAGCGTGACCTCGATCCCGAAGACCAAGCCCAAGGCCAAGCCCGCCGAAGAAGGCGGCATGGAGCCCGAACCCTCGGCGTGACCTGCGCCAGGCGATGAAACGGAAAACCCCGGAGCCCCGCGCTCCGGGGTTTTGCCTTTCCGGCTCGCACCTTCCGGGCAGGGCGACAGGGGCGATACCCCCTCGACGCCGCCGCCGATCTGTGGCCCAACTCGGTCCCGTAACGTCAGTCTCCGAAGGATCCCGCCCATGCCCGCGCTCATTCCCACCAGCTTCTCCGCCCGCATCACCTGGCTCGGACAGGTGCCGCTCGAGGGCGACAGCATCCGCTCGCAGGCGACCCAGGCGCTGGATCTGGGCTGGGGCGGACCCGAGGGCGAGCGGCATTCCGGGCGCACCCGCCCGTCCTGCTCGCGCGTGACCTCGCAGCACCCGCGCGGCACCGAGATCGCCAACGTCCGCCAGCTTGCCGTCATGTCGGCCGAGGAGATCGCCGAGATCGCCCGCACGCTGGGCCTCTCCGAGCTCGACCCGCAGCTGGCCGGGGCCACGCTGGTGCTCGAGGGCATTCCCGACTTCAGCCACCTGCCGCCGTCGTCGCGGCTGCAGGGCCCGGACGGGGTGACGCTGGTCATCGACATGGAGAACCGTCCCTGCAACCTGCCCGCCCGCGAGATCGAGACCGAGCACGCGGGCCACGGCAAGGCGTTCAAGGCCGCGGCCAAGGGCAAGCGCGGCGTCACCGCCTGGGTCGAGCGCCCGGGGCGGCTGGCGCTGGGGGACGAGATGCGCCTGCACGTGCCCGACCAGCGCGTCTGGGCACACCTCAAGGCCTGCCGCAAGGGCTGAGCGCTTCGCGCGTGACCGGCGCGCGGCGAGCGGCTATGGAGGGGCGGACGACCAGACGGGAAGGAGGCCCCCGCCCATGACCACCGACATCGAAATCGCCCGCGCCGCCGAGAAGCTGCCGATCCA
The window above is part of the Salipiger sp. H15 genome. Proteins encoded here:
- a CDS encoding sulfurase, producing the protein MPALIPTSFSARITWLGQVPLEGDSIRSQATQALDLGWGGPEGERHSGRTRPSCSRVTSQHPRGTEIANVRQLAVMSAEEIAEIARTLGLSELDPQLAGATLVLEGIPDFSHLPPSSRLQGPDGVTLVIDMENRPCNLPAREIETEHAGHGKAFKAAAKGKRGVTAWVERPGRLALGDEMRLHVPDQRVWAHLKACRKG